The following coding sequences lie in one Arachis hypogaea cultivar Tifrunner chromosome 4, arahy.Tifrunner.gnm2.J5K5, whole genome shotgun sequence genomic window:
- the LOC112794808 gene encoding aspartate--tRNA ligase 2, cytoplasmic-like, whose translation MCGQLVKVEVQVRKLYWVSRALPTLPINLEDAACSEAEIEKALQAFRQFLLFERFCQIHPPKLIAGSSEGGDVVFRLDYKGHPACLAQSPQLHKHMAICADFGRVFEIPSHTDICVMDIGRLFVSIFDSLNQNCKEDLEAVAQK comes from the exons ATGTGTGGCCAGCTGGTGAAG GTGGAGGTTCAAGTGAGGAAGTTGTATTGGGTTAGCAGGGCCCTTCCAACTCTACCAATTAATCTCGAGGATGCTGCTTGTAGTGAAGCTGAAATTGAGAAGGCGCTTCAG GCATTCAGACAATTCTTATTATTTGAACGCTTTTGTCAAATCCACCCTCCAAAATTAATTGCTGGGTCAAGTGAGGGTGGAGATGTTGTTTTCAGACTGGACTATAAAGGGCACCCTGCTTGCCTTGCCCAATCACCACAGCTTCACAAGCATATGGCAATATGTGCTGATTTTGGCCGTGTTTTTGAGATTCCTTCACACACAGACATCTGT GTTATGGATATTGGTAGGTTGTTTGTCTCAATATTTGATAGCTTGAACCAGAATTGTAAGGAGGACCTTGAAGCTGTGGCACAAAAGTAA